In Neorhodopirellula lusitana, one genomic interval encodes:
- a CDS encoding glycoside hydrolase family 2 TIM barrel-domain containing protein, which translates to MLKNSVTVTSLCLSLLILGGGVLSAAEDSSILGRHSFNEAWKFHNGDVDGAEMASHDDSEWRSLDLPHDWAIEGPFDVKYNARCGGLPFHGTGWYRKTFDVPTASAGKKVLLTFDGAMYNAHVWINGHFLGNRPFGYIEFQYDVSEYVKPGESNVVAVKLAPEDLSSRWYPGAGIYRSVWIDYRNPVHVTHWGTVITTPEVDQDEASVSVSTTLDGVADGNTATVQYTVLNQDGDVVATDKVKSSAAGVTAAKLQVAKPQLWDTEEPNLYTLQTKVFVGDQVTDSVEARFGIRTIEFSKDKGFFLNGTHTRIQGVCLHHDNGPLGAIANRRAIQRKLEIMKAMGVNSVRTSHNPPSNELLELCDEMGILVQVEAFDVWKKPKVENGYNKYFEEWSERDIKDMVRRDRNHPSVFMWSIGNEILEQHSAKDGNRIAKQLNDYVKEIDTTRPTTCGFNWWPMPYKTGMAGQVDIAGMNYKPLSYGDPVNEYLPDTPVVGSETSSCTSSRGVYHLPIEKYQTHPSKQVTSYDIIGPPWAYPPDIEFDALEEHPEVLGEYMWTGFDYLGEPTPYGGKDNSTNGYWNADWPSRSSYFGAVDLCGFPKDRFYLYQSQWTSDPMVHVLPHWNWEGEGHDVIPVFAYTNCDEVELFVNGESQGRKVKGKDLTKLPIKFNNYESDHMLSKYRLSWDVPYQPGSLRVVGYVDGQAVAEKEIQTAGEPAKIELVPDRKTINADGSDLVYVTVKITDAEGNFCPLASNEVHFTVDGPGTIAAVGNGNAATTAPFIADKREAFNGLCMLIIKAGKQPGEIAIQASSEGLAKATTAVNVKKH; encoded by the coding sequence ATGCTTAAGAATTCCGTGACTGTTACAAGTCTTTGTTTGTCGCTGTTGATCCTCGGAGGCGGCGTTTTGTCAGCGGCAGAGGACTCCAGTATTCTGGGGCGACATTCTTTTAACGAGGCCTGGAAATTTCATAACGGGGACGTTGACGGGGCCGAGATGGCTTCGCATGACGATTCCGAGTGGCGATCCCTCGATCTACCGCATGACTGGGCGATCGAAGGGCCGTTCGATGTGAAGTACAACGCTCGCTGCGGTGGGTTGCCGTTTCATGGAACCGGTTGGTACCGCAAGACGTTTGACGTGCCCACCGCATCGGCTGGCAAAAAGGTTTTGCTTACCTTTGATGGTGCAATGTACAACGCGCACGTCTGGATCAATGGGCACTTCCTAGGCAACCGTCCGTTCGGCTATATCGAGTTTCAATACGACGTCTCTGAGTATGTGAAGCCCGGCGAATCCAATGTCGTCGCTGTGAAACTAGCACCGGAAGATTTGTCGTCGCGATGGTATCCCGGTGCCGGCATTTATCGCAGCGTGTGGATCGACTACCGCAATCCGGTCCACGTCACCCACTGGGGAACTGTGATCACGACTCCCGAAGTCGATCAGGACGAAGCTTCGGTTTCCGTTTCGACCACCTTGGATGGTGTTGCCGATGGAAACACGGCGACCGTGCAGTACACGGTTTTGAATCAGGACGGCGACGTGGTCGCAACGGATAAAGTGAAGTCGTCGGCCGCTGGGGTGACTGCCGCAAAGCTGCAAGTCGCGAAACCACAACTTTGGGACACGGAAGAACCGAATCTTTATACGTTGCAAACCAAAGTGTTTGTTGGTGATCAGGTCACCGATTCAGTTGAAGCCCGATTTGGGATTCGCACGATTGAATTCTCGAAAGACAAGGGGTTTTTCCTGAACGGGACACACACACGGATTCAAGGTGTGTGCTTGCACCACGATAACGGACCACTGGGAGCGATCGCGAATCGTCGTGCGATCCAGCGAAAGCTGGAAATCATGAAGGCGATGGGCGTCAACTCCGTTCGTACCAGCCATAACCCACCGTCCAACGAGTTGTTGGAACTGTGCGATGAGATGGGCATTCTTGTTCAAGTCGAAGCGTTTGATGTCTGGAAGAAGCCAAAGGTTGAAAACGGCTACAACAAGTACTTCGAAGAATGGTCCGAGCGTGATATCAAAGACATGGTTCGCCGTGACCGGAACCATCCGTCGGTGTTCATGTGGAGTATTGGAAACGAGATCCTGGAGCAACACAGCGCGAAGGATGGCAACCGCATTGCCAAACAACTTAACGATTACGTCAAAGAGATTGACACCACACGGCCCACAACTTGTGGGTTCAATTGGTGGCCGATGCCCTATAAGACGGGCATGGCGGGACAGGTCGATATTGCGGGTATGAACTACAAACCGTTGTCTTACGGTGACCCCGTCAACGAGTACTTGCCGGACACCCCTGTCGTAGGTTCGGAAACCTCGTCATGCACTAGCAGTCGAGGCGTCTATCATTTGCCTATCGAGAAGTATCAAACGCATCCCAGTAAACAGGTCACCAGTTACGACATCATTGGTCCGCCTTGGGCTTATCCTCCCGACATCGAATTTGATGCGTTGGAAGAGCATCCAGAGGTGCTGGGCGAATACATGTGGACCGGCTTTGATTACCTCGGGGAGCCGACTCCCTATGGTGGTAAAGACAATTCGACCAATGGTTATTGGAATGCCGATTGGCCGTCGCGGAGTTCGTACTTCGGTGCGGTAGACCTATGTGGTTTCCCGAAAGACCGATTCTATCTCTATCAAAGTCAGTGGACTTCCGACCCCATGGTTCACGTGCTGCCGCACTGGAACTGGGAAGGCGAAGGACACGATGTGATTCCTGTGTTCGCCTATACCAACTGCGACGAGGTGGAGCTGTTCGTCAACGGCGAATCGCAGGGCCGCAAGGTGAAAGGCAAAGACCTGACCAAGCTGCCCATTAAGTTCAATAATTACGAATCGGATCACATGCTGTCGAAGTATCGACTTTCATGGGACGTGCCGTACCAGCCCGGTTCGCTTCGCGTGGTCGGCTATGTGGACGGTCAAGCGGTGGCGGAAAAGGAAATCCAGACGGCTGGAGAGCCCGCCAAGATTGAATTGGTACCCGATCGTAAAACCATAAATGCCGATGGGAGCGATTTGGTTTACGTGACTGTCAAAATCACCGACGCCGAAGGCAATTTCTGTCCGCTTGCTTCCAACGAGGTTCACTTCACCGTGGACGGTCCTGGCACCATCGCTGCGGTGGGCAACGGCAACGCGGCGACCACCGCGCCTTTCATTGCCGACAAGCGTGAGGCATTTAATGGCCTATGCATGTTGATCATCAAGGCAGGGAAGCAACCAGGTGAGATTGCCATTCAGGCGTCTTCCGAAGGACTTGCGAAAGCGACGACTGCGGTGAACGTCAAAAAACACTAA
- a CDS encoding sodium:solute symporter family transporter produces MNILEVALFVIAVVGVIALGIWKSKGDDGDDSNDASDYFLAGRGLTWWLVGFSLIAANISTEQFVGMSGASANWLGMAIASYEWMAAVTLIFVAFWFLPKFLKAGLYTIPEFLEYRFDGVARLAMAIPAIVTLVFVTTSSVIFSGAKFVSEYYNEVPVLNSLTAMCWLIAIFAALYVFIGGLKACAWTDLIWGAALIIGGAIVMFLAFDKLATSPAEDLFKTKVANSDASVAQLEEAGPWRRFMLLNDGVNGEAEVRNGPNGSGGKVHMVRPKEDSDIPWTALMIGLWIPNFFYWGLNQYIVQRTLGSKSLAEGQKGIVFAALLKLVIPFLVVIPGILAFNLFSADLHSGAAEKNIAAFDAVEATTVYAVDESFVEMQPELAMKVFSQNAQVASSSEAFDPSADIATQAASINELASAALESETANATSSGVMLRGYDYDSAFPVLVRNLIKPYPMISWFVLAALCGAVISSLASMLNSASTIATMDLYAKFTGETNQHKLVKVGRFFVVLFVILAGIVAPKLDNFESIFAYIQEFQGFISPGILAVFIFGFFSPRTPRYFGAVGIGLNVVAYGAFKWLIGPIMVENGWWYADQIAFLDRMAICFFIVLLAGVVLTLVKPMKNPVVLPVNDKIELETSPGAKIVGIGVVLATIALYGIFW; encoded by the coding sequence ATGAACATTCTTGAGGTTGCCCTATTCGTTATCGCCGTGGTTGGCGTGATTGCGTTGGGGATTTGGAAAAGTAAGGGTGACGACGGGGACGATTCCAATGATGCGTCTGACTACTTCCTGGCGGGTCGCGGTCTGACTTGGTGGCTGGTCGGCTTTTCGCTGATTGCCGCCAATATCTCGACTGAGCAGTTTGTGGGCATGTCCGGTGCCTCCGCCAACTGGTTGGGCATGGCGATTGCCTCCTATGAGTGGATGGCTGCGGTGACGTTGATCTTCGTCGCGTTTTGGTTCTTGCCGAAATTCTTGAAGGCTGGTCTGTACACGATTCCTGAATTCTTGGAGTACCGCTTTGACGGGGTGGCCCGTCTGGCAATGGCGATTCCGGCCATCGTCACGTTGGTCTTCGTGACCACGTCGTCGGTCATTTTTTCAGGGGCGAAATTCGTTTCGGAGTACTACAACGAAGTCCCTGTGTTGAACAGCTTGACCGCAATGTGTTGGCTGATCGCGATCTTTGCTGCCTTGTATGTGTTCATTGGCGGTTTGAAAGCATGTGCGTGGACCGACCTGATTTGGGGCGCGGCGCTGATCATTGGCGGTGCCATCGTGATGTTTTTAGCATTTGACAAACTCGCAACCTCGCCCGCGGAAGATCTCTTTAAGACCAAGGTTGCGAACTCCGACGCGTCCGTTGCTCAATTAGAGGAAGCTGGACCTTGGCGTCGATTCATGTTGCTCAACGATGGAGTCAACGGTGAAGCGGAAGTCCGTAACGGACCCAATGGTTCGGGCGGTAAGGTTCATATGGTTCGTCCTAAGGAAGACTCGGACATTCCTTGGACCGCACTGATGATCGGGCTATGGATTCCCAACTTTTTCTACTGGGGTTTGAATCAATACATCGTGCAGCGAACTCTCGGTTCGAAGTCGCTTGCCGAAGGGCAGAAGGGGATTGTATTTGCCGCACTGTTGAAATTGGTGATCCCGTTCTTAGTGGTCATTCCGGGCATACTCGCGTTCAACCTGTTTTCGGCGGACCTTCACTCGGGTGCCGCAGAAAAGAACATTGCGGCATTCGATGCAGTGGAAGCAACCACCGTTTATGCTGTTGATGAAAGCTTTGTCGAAATGCAACCTGAGTTGGCGATGAAGGTCTTTTCCCAAAATGCTCAGGTTGCAAGCAGTTCGGAAGCCTTTGATCCTAGTGCAGACATCGCAACACAAGCCGCCAGCATCAATGAACTTGCGAGTGCCGCTTTGGAAAGCGAAACCGCGAACGCGACATCGTCAGGTGTCATGTTGCGAGGCTACGATTACGATTCCGCTTTTCCGGTTCTGGTTAGGAATCTGATTAAACCCTATCCCATGATTTCATGGTTCGTTTTGGCCGCTTTGTGCGGGGCCGTGATTAGTTCACTGGCGTCGATGTTGAACTCAGCTTCCACGATTGCGACGATGGATTTGTATGCCAAATTCACTGGCGAAACGAACCAACATAAATTGGTCAAAGTGGGCCGCTTCTTCGTCGTTCTGTTCGTGATCTTGGCCGGGATCGTGGCACCGAAGTTGGACAACTTCGAGAGTATCTTTGCGTACATCCAAGAGTTTCAAGGTTTCATCTCGCCAGGGATTCTGGCGGTGTTCATCTTCGGTTTCTTCTCACCTCGAACACCACGCTACTTCGGTGCGGTGGGGATTGGATTGAATGTGGTCGCCTATGGAGCCTTCAAGTGGTTGATTGGCCCGATCATGGTGGAAAATGGCTGGTGGTATGCGGATCAAATCGCGTTCCTGGACCGGATGGCAATTTGCTTCTTCATCGTCCTATTGGCGGGAGTTGTTCTGACGTTGGTCAAGCCAATGAAGAATCCGGTTGTCTTGCCAGTCAATGACAAGATCGAGTTGGAGACTTCGCCGGGTGCCAAGATTGTTGGCATTGGTGTCGTGCTTGCGACCATCGCTTTGTACGGGATCTTTTGGTAA
- the purB gene encoding adenylosuccinate lyase, which produces MTKASLPNVLAARYASDAMVEIWSPEAKVIQERRLWIAVMQAQRTLGVDIDESAIAAYEAVVDQVDLDSIDQRERVTKHDVKARIEEFNALAGHEHIHKGMTSRDLTENVEQLQIRNGLCLVRDRIVTALSLVGERASEFAELAIAGRSHNVPAQVTTVGKRFANIAEELLTAHQRIDELITRYPLRGIKGPVGTQQDMLDLFQHDNTKLEKLDATIAERLGFGSVLDSVGQVYARSLDFDVVSALVQASSAPANFARTLRLMAGAELATEGFKPGQVGSSAMPHKMNARSAERIDGFNVVLRGYLTMVSGLLGDQWNEGDVSCSVVRRVAIPDAFLAIDGQMETFLTVLVDYGVYPAVIDRELKRYLPFLATTKILVAAVKAGVGRETVHETIKEHAVAAALAMRETGRDDNDLLERLAADDRIPFDAAALQAAIGAPIEFIGNAVDQVHRVNARIAKLVEINPDVAAYRPGSIL; this is translated from the coding sequence ATGACAAAAGCCTCGCTCCCCAACGTCCTTGCCGCCCGATACGCCAGTGACGCCATGGTGGAAATTTGGTCCCCGGAAGCCAAAGTGATCCAGGAGCGTCGGCTCTGGATCGCTGTCATGCAGGCTCAGCGAACCCTGGGCGTGGACATTGATGAGTCCGCCATCGCAGCGTACGAGGCGGTGGTGGACCAGGTCGATCTGGACTCAATCGACCAACGCGAGCGAGTGACCAAGCACGACGTGAAGGCCAGAATCGAAGAGTTCAACGCCCTGGCGGGACACGAGCACATCCACAAGGGAATGACGTCTCGCGATTTGACCGAGAACGTGGAACAGCTGCAGATCCGAAACGGACTGTGCTTGGTCCGCGACCGAATCGTGACGGCGCTATCACTGGTAGGCGAGCGAGCTTCGGAGTTTGCCGAACTGGCAATCGCCGGCCGCAGCCACAATGTGCCGGCACAGGTGACGACGGTCGGCAAGCGATTCGCCAACATCGCCGAAGAACTGCTGACCGCTCACCAGCGGATCGACGAGCTGATCACCCGCTACCCGTTGCGGGGAATCAAGGGGCCCGTTGGCACTCAACAAGACATGCTGGACCTGTTTCAGCACGACAACACCAAGCTAGAAAAGCTGGACGCGACGATCGCCGAACGTCTGGGTTTTGGATCGGTGCTCGATTCCGTCGGCCAGGTTTATGCCCGTTCGTTGGATTTCGACGTGGTGTCCGCTCTGGTCCAGGCGTCTTCAGCACCGGCCAACTTTGCCAGAACCCTGCGTCTGATGGCGGGTGCTGAATTGGCGACCGAAGGTTTCAAGCCCGGCCAGGTGGGGTCGTCGGCGATGCCTCACAAGATGAATGCCCGGTCGGCTGAGCGAATCGATGGATTCAACGTTGTCTTGCGTGGCTACCTGACGATGGTCAGCGGATTGCTGGGCGACCAGTGGAACGAAGGGGATGTCAGTTGCAGCGTGGTTCGTCGGGTGGCCATTCCCGATGCGTTCTTGGCAATCGACGGGCAAATGGAAACGTTCTTGACGGTTTTGGTGGATTACGGCGTTTACCCCGCGGTGATCGATCGAGAGTTGAAACGCTATCTCCCGTTTTTGGCGACAACTAAAATCTTGGTCGCGGCCGTCAAGGCGGGCGTGGGTCGCGAGACAGTGCACGAAACGATCAAGGAACACGCCGTTGCGGCCGCACTGGCGATGCGAGAAACTGGGCGGGATGACAACGACCTGCTGGAACGACTCGCTGCCGACGATCGGATTCCGTTCGATGCTGCGGCATTGCAGGCCGCCATTGGTGCTCCGATTGAATTCATCGGAAACGCAGTTGACCAGGTTCATCGTGTGAACGCTCGGATCGCCAAGTTGGTGGAAATCAACCCAGATGTCGCCGCCTACCGCCCCGGCAGTATTCTCTAA
- a CDS encoding lysophospholipid acyltransferase family protein translates to MTLTSQGIVLLAKLFSGFTVRWVDCQPDTCQRIYFANHTSHLDAVVLWSALPKEIRALTRPVAAKDYWSGGWFKPHIARSFNALLIDRKEIKVHKSPIDSMIRQMEDIYSLIVFPEGGRSAGEEMSAFKSGLYYLGKKRPDLELVPVYMENLNRILPRGEVLPVPLLSCITIGAPIFLEAGEPKMEFLKRARQAVLQLKDQ, encoded by the coding sequence ATGACATTGACTAGCCAAGGGATCGTACTGCTAGCGAAGTTGTTCAGCGGATTTACGGTGCGGTGGGTGGACTGCCAGCCGGATACCTGCCAACGCATTTACTTCGCCAACCACACCAGCCACCTCGACGCGGTGGTGCTGTGGTCAGCGCTACCCAAAGAGATTCGGGCATTGACGCGGCCCGTCGCGGCCAAGGATTACTGGAGCGGAGGTTGGTTCAAACCCCACATCGCCCGCAGTTTCAATGCACTCTTGATTGACCGAAAAGAGATCAAGGTTCACAAAAGCCCGATCGACAGCATGATTCGGCAAATGGAAGACATCTATTCGCTGATTGTCTTCCCCGAGGGCGGACGCAGTGCTGGCGAAGAGATGAGCGCCTTCAAAAGCGGTCTGTATTATCTAGGCAAAAAGCGGCCCGACCTGGAACTCGTTCCGGTCTATATGGAAAACCTGAATCGAATCCTGCCGCGAGGCGAGGTGCTGCCCGTGCCGCTGCTGTCCTGCATCACGATCGGAGCCCCCATCTTTTTGGAGGCGGGTGAGCCGAAAATGGAGTTCCTAAAGCGAGCCAGGCAGGCCGTCCTGCAACTAAAAGACCAGTAA
- the tsaE gene encoding tRNA (adenosine(37)-N6)-threonylcarbamoyltransferase complex ATPase subunit type 1 TsaE: MKLTQVDLVALKILTDTLVNNPCRSSLVVGLVGTLGAGKTRLCQELGRSLGMQSSEITSPTFTLIRTYELTDRTAESQSAIPTTSTSSGMTPRRWHHLDVYRVTDEDEWWELGIEELWDQDRTWTILEWADRFESLMPNDALWIEIMSGPSDKPDEREIVFRCSDPQIAEWLGGVQQEFNSRQLAR; encoded by the coding sequence ATGAAATTGACGCAGGTGGACCTTGTCGCTTTGAAAATCTTGACCGACACGTTGGTGAATAACCCGTGTCGGTCTTCTTTGGTAGTGGGTCTAGTCGGCACTTTGGGTGCCGGTAAAACCCGTCTTTGCCAAGAACTCGGTCGCTCGCTGGGGATGCAATCCAGCGAGATCACGAGCCCCACGTTCACTCTGATACGAACGTACGAACTAACCGATCGGACTGCCGAATCGCAATCTGCGATCCCCACGACGAGCACCTCGTCGGGCATGACACCTCGCCGTTGGCACCATCTCGACGTCTATCGAGTCACCGACGAAGACGAATGGTGGGAACTGGGCATCGAAGAACTTTGGGACCAGGACCGAACCTGGACCATTCTGGAGTGGGCCGATCGCTTTGAATCGTTGATGCCCAACGACGCGCTTTGGATCGAAATCATGTCCGGGCCTTCGGACAAACCCGATGAACGGGAAATCGTTTTTCGGTGCTCCGACCCACAAATCGCGGAATGGTTGGGCGGGGTTCAACAAGAATTCAACTCACGCCAACTTGCCCGATAA
- a CDS encoding VWA domain-containing protein, with product MFICRKSLFVGQLWACLALISPCWNGAGWNQAGHARADSPQEVIEAETVIQTAADRRLHRILTGRSDKSRNNMIAKLSAAGENVHRDIKVVIQATRDLMQQRAAAIDGEDDAQPEEISSSVSGLLWVASASPSPLVESLLIDAVGHADPMIAMTAMDVVGKLRLDAAVEQLAEQIKRPIYDQRYAFRFALIRSIANLHHPRAVELLGELVGQLDGQLRHEVIERLNEVDVRDFEGDADELDSWQAAHPISDLLDRVYLDVEPEREAVEPASAIKLKAISSSSQRRPKLAKSQYYGIDLTAARMLFIIDNSGSMNEAAHYGTRLQSAKSELVRTINGLSPDTEFGLMIFDTTVNMYRDELIPASTENKRDATTFIERVRSGDRTNTYGALSKATEFDDQLEAVFVLTDGQPTYGEIKRPDLIIDRIVRRNQMRHLKFHTIGIGHLGNTAIFLRTLAEETGGEFRQVP from the coding sequence GTGTTCATTTGTCGAAAGAGCTTATTCGTTGGCCAATTATGGGCCTGTTTGGCATTGATCAGCCCGTGTTGGAATGGTGCCGGCTGGAATCAAGCGGGGCATGCTCGAGCGGATTCACCCCAGGAGGTGATTGAGGCGGAGACGGTCATTCAAACCGCCGCCGATCGACGGTTGCACCGAATCTTGACGGGCCGTAGCGATAAGTCTCGCAACAACATGATCGCCAAGCTTTCCGCCGCTGGCGAAAACGTGCATCGTGATATTAAGGTCGTCATCCAAGCGACTCGCGACCTGATGCAGCAACGAGCCGCTGCGATCGATGGCGAAGACGATGCCCAGCCGGAAGAAATCTCGAGTAGCGTGTCGGGCTTGTTGTGGGTGGCTAGCGCGAGTCCATCGCCGCTGGTGGAGTCGCTGTTGATCGATGCGGTGGGGCACGCCGATCCGATGATTGCCATGACGGCGATGGATGTCGTCGGGAAGCTCAGGCTTGATGCAGCGGTTGAGCAACTCGCTGAACAGATCAAGCGGCCGATTTACGACCAACGTTATGCATTTCGATTTGCCCTGATTCGATCAATCGCCAACTTGCATCATCCTCGAGCCGTTGAACTGCTCGGGGAGTTGGTCGGTCAACTTGATGGACAACTTCGCCATGAGGTGATTGAGCGGTTGAACGAGGTCGATGTGCGAGACTTCGAGGGGGACGCCGACGAACTGGATTCCTGGCAGGCAGCGCATCCGATCAGTGATCTGTTGGACCGAGTCTATTTGGACGTGGAACCAGAAAGAGAGGCGGTCGAGCCTGCCAGTGCGATCAAGCTGAAAGCCATTTCGTCATCGTCGCAACGTCGGCCCAAGTTGGCGAAGAGCCAGTACTATGGCATCGACCTAACCGCGGCTCGGATGCTGTTCATCATCGACAATTCAGGAAGCATGAACGAGGCCGCCCACTACGGGACGCGTTTGCAATCAGCCAAGTCGGAATTGGTTCGTACGATCAATGGTCTATCACCCGATACCGAGTTTGGATTGATGATCTTCGATACCACGGTGAACATGTATCGCGATGAACTCATACCGGCCTCCACGGAAAACAAGCGGGATGCAACGACGTTCATTGAACGTGTGAGGTCTGGTGATAGAACCAACACGTATGGGGCGTTGTCCAAAGCAACCGAATTCGACGATCAGCTTGAGGCGGTGTTTGTGCTAACCGATGGTCAACCGACCTACGGAGAGATTAAGCGGCCCGATCTGATTATCGATCGAATCGTTCGCCGCAATCAGATGCGGCACCTGAAGTTTCATACGATCGGAATCGGACACCTCGGCAACACGGCAATCTTCTTAAGAACCTTGGCGGAAGAAACCGGTGGCGAGTTTCGCCAAGTGCCTTAG
- a CDS encoding rhomboid family intramembrane serine protease gives MSHPASNRSSVFGSRSRHECTEMRLVLESVGISAVLAQHDGEWQVQVGQPHHDRAIAELEAYRLERSSDSFVAQPRQRVLPGAGWGVLVYVLTMISIYLLATVSAYGWPWEAVGRLRAGDVMSGQIWQTVTALTLHADTGHLASNLMFGSLFGFLAGRILGGGVAWLTIVLSGALGNLINALMRHADHTSIGASTAVFAGLGLLVAHAIVPRPGSRQSTRERYMPLMAGVLMLAYLGTEGERTDVLAHVAGFFSGLMVGWLACRIPERWLIKSSFQWCTGIATFFILSGAWTIAILMGRG, from the coding sequence ATGAGCCATCCTGCATCGAACCGGTCTTCGGTATTCGGATCCCGAAGCCGCCACGAATGCACGGAAATGCGGCTGGTTTTGGAATCCGTCGGTATTTCTGCGGTTCTGGCGCAGCACGACGGCGAATGGCAGGTTCAGGTTGGCCAGCCCCATCACGACCGAGCCATCGCCGAACTGGAAGCCTATCGCTTGGAAAGATCCAGCGATTCCTTCGTCGCGCAGCCTCGCCAGAGGGTCCTGCCCGGTGCCGGCTGGGGCGTTTTAGTGTACGTCCTGACCATGATCTCGATCTACCTACTCGCCACCGTATCCGCCTATGGATGGCCGTGGGAAGCCGTCGGCCGACTGCGGGCGGGCGATGTGATGAGCGGCCAAATCTGGCAAACTGTGACGGCGTTAACACTGCATGCGGACACCGGACACTTGGCGTCGAACCTCATGTTCGGTTCCCTATTCGGGTTTCTAGCCGGTCGCATCCTGGGTGGCGGTGTCGCTTGGCTGACCATCGTGTTGTCAGGCGCCCTGGGCAATTTGATCAACGCCTTGATGCGTCATGCCGATCACACGTCGATCGGCGCTTCAACGGCCGTATTCGCCGGACTGGGATTGCTGGTGGCTCACGCCATCGTGCCTCGGCCAGGTTCCCGGCAAAGCACACGTGAACGCTACATGCCGTTGATGGCTGGCGTTTTAATGCTGGCTTATCTAGGCACCGAAGGCGAACGGACAGACGTGCTGGCTCACGTGGCCGGGTTCTTTTCTGGACTGATGGTCGGCTGGCTCGCCTGTCGCATTCCCGAACGGTGGCTGATCAAAAGTTCGTTCCAATGGTGCACAGGCATCGCCACGTTTTTCATTCTAAGTGGCGCATGGACAATTGCGATCCTCATGGGCAGGGGATGA
- a CDS encoding DNA adenine methylase, which yields MTKLTQPLKWHGGKYYLRKWIVDLMPPHLHYVEPFFGGGGILLARDTDRDWMATGGHKLTSAEKGCSEVVNDLHGELINFWRVLQDANDFEFFQKRIALTPFSEAEFDQALELSRASDIDSVSPVDRAVQFFIMARQSRQGLMRDFATLSRNRTRSRINEQVSAWLNVIEGLPDVHQRLRDVVILNQPAIDVIRKQDGPKTLFYCDPPYVHETRSTTGEYAFEMSADEHTELLETLSGIQGKFMLSGYPSELYTRWELKQNWTRHDFQIDNKAAAGKVKQKKTECLWCNF from the coding sequence ATGACGAAATTGACTCAGCCGCTGAAATGGCACGGGGGCAAGTATTATCTGCGGAAGTGGATTGTCGACTTGATGCCACCGCATTTGCACTATGTGGAGCCATTCTTCGGTGGAGGCGGCATCCTATTGGCTCGTGATACGGATCGCGATTGGATGGCAACCGGGGGTCACAAGCTGACCTCGGCTGAAAAGGGCTGCAGTGAAGTCGTCAACGATCTGCACGGTGAACTGATTAATTTCTGGCGTGTGCTTCAAGATGCCAATGACTTTGAGTTTTTCCAGAAACGGATCGCGTTGACACCTTTTAGCGAGGCCGAGTTCGATCAAGCGTTGGAACTCTCACGGGCCTCAGACATCGACAGTGTGTCGCCGGTCGATCGCGCCGTTCAGTTCTTCATCATGGCCAGGCAGTCACGCCAGGGATTGATGCGAGATTTCGCAACACTGTCTCGAAACCGCACGCGGAGTCGTATCAATGAGCAAGTCTCGGCATGGCTCAATGTGATCGAGGGATTGCCTGACGTGCATCAACGATTACGCGACGTCGTGATTCTCAACCAACCCGCCATCGACGTGATTCGCAAACAAGATGGCCCCAAGACGCTGTTCTATTGCGATCCGCCGTATGTTCACGAAACGCGTTCGACAACGGGTGAGTACGCTTTTGAAATGAGCGCAGACGAACATACGGAGTTGTTGGAAACGCTGTCGGGAATCCAAGGCAAGTTCATGTTAAGCGGCTATCCGAGCGAGCTGTACACTCGTTGGGAGCTGAAACAAAATTGGACCCGCCACGATTTTCAAATCGACAATAAGGCTGCCGCTGGCAAGGTCAAGCAAAAGAAGACGGAATGCTTGTGGTGCAACTTTTAA